From the Streptomyces sp. KMM 9044 genome, one window contains:
- a CDS encoding LacI family DNA-binding transcriptional regulator, with amino-acid sequence MTETAPRPTLEAVAARAGVSRATVSRVVNGADGVTEPLAERVRQAVEELGYVPNQAARALVTNRHDAVAVVVAEPESRVFADPFFARQLRGISRELTARDNQLVLLLTEGRHDHTRVARYLAGGHVDGALVFSLHLDDPLPELIQRAGVPVVFGGRPGWSGGRSGVVYVDSDNRGGARDAVRHLLGLGRGWVAHITGALDQTSAVDRLDGYRDAMADADPRLVAEGDFTLAGGERAMRELLETCPGLDAVFAANDLTAVGALRVLREHGRRVPDDVAVVGFDDMLPFAEQTDPPLTTVRQDIEEMGRLMARLLLRGLDRTTAAYETVGGAPSSVIFPTTLVRRASA; translated from the coding sequence GTGACCGAGACAGCGCCGCGCCCCACCCTGGAGGCCGTGGCCGCGCGGGCCGGAGTCTCACGGGCCACCGTCTCCCGTGTGGTCAACGGCGCCGACGGCGTCACCGAACCCCTGGCCGAGCGCGTCCGGCAGGCGGTGGAGGAACTCGGCTACGTGCCCAACCAGGCCGCCCGCGCCCTCGTGACGAACCGGCACGACGCCGTCGCCGTCGTCGTCGCCGAACCCGAGAGCCGCGTCTTCGCCGACCCCTTCTTCGCCCGCCAGCTGCGCGGCATCAGCAGGGAGCTGACCGCGCGCGACAACCAGCTCGTGCTGCTGCTCACCGAGGGCCGCCACGACCACACCCGCGTCGCCCGCTACCTGGCCGGCGGCCATGTCGACGGCGCGCTGGTCTTCTCGCTGCACCTCGACGATCCGCTGCCCGAGCTGATCCAGCGTGCGGGCGTCCCGGTCGTGTTCGGCGGCCGGCCCGGCTGGTCCGGCGGCAGGAGCGGTGTCGTCTACGTCGACAGCGACAACCGCGGCGGCGCCCGCGACGCCGTGCGGCACCTGCTCGGCCTCGGCCGCGGCTGGGTCGCGCACATCACCGGCGCCCTGGACCAGACCTCGGCCGTGGACCGGCTCGACGGCTACCGGGACGCCATGGCCGACGCCGATCCGCGCCTCGTCGCGGAGGGCGACTTCACCCTGGCCGGTGGCGAGCGGGCGATGCGGGAGCTGCTGGAGACCTGCCCCGGCCTGGACGCCGTGTTCGCCGCCAACGACCTCACCGCGGTGGGAGCGCTGCGGGTGCTGCGCGAGCACGGGCGCCGGGTGCCGGACGACGTGGCGGTGGTCGGCTTCGACGACATGCTGCCGTTCGCCGAGCAGACCGACCCCCCGCTGACCACCGTCCGCCAGGACATCGAGGAGATGGGCCGGCTCATGGCCCGGCTCCTGCTGCGCGGCCTCGACCGCACCACCGCCGCGTACGAGACAGTGGGCGGCGCCCCCTCCAGCGTGATCTTCCCGACGACCCTGGTACGCCGCGCCTCCGCGTGA
- a CDS encoding multicopper oxidase domain-containing protein, protein MDRRGFNRRVLLGGAVAATSLSLGSSEAVSAPTPAKTAPAGGEVRRIKLYAERLGGGKMGYGPEKGEASVPGPLIELNEGDTLHIEFENTMDVPVSLHVHGLDYEISSDGTKMNRSDVAPGGTRTYTWRTHKPGRRSDGTWRPGSAGYWHYHDHVVGTDHGTGGIRNGLYGGVIVRRKGDVLPDRTHTIVFNDMTINNRPAHTGPDLEATVGDRVEIVMITHGEYYHTFHMHGHRWADNRTGMLTGPDDPSQVVDNKIVGPADSFGFQIIAGEGVGAGAWMYHCHVQSHSDMGMTGMFLVKKPDGTIPGYDPHEHEHEHEHEHGQESAPKQSGGGEHER, encoded by the coding sequence ATGGACAGACGTGGCTTCAACCGGCGGGTGCTGCTGGGTGGCGCGGTCGCCGCGACATCGTTGTCCCTGGGATCCTCCGAGGCGGTGAGCGCCCCGACACCGGCGAAGACCGCGCCCGCCGGCGGCGAGGTGAGACGCATCAAGCTGTACGCCGAGCGCCTCGGCGGAGGGAAGATGGGCTACGGCCCGGAGAAGGGCGAGGCGTCCGTCCCCGGCCCGCTGATCGAACTCAACGAGGGCGACACGCTGCACATCGAGTTCGAGAACACCATGGACGTACCGGTGAGCCTGCATGTCCATGGCCTGGACTACGAGATCTCCAGCGACGGCACCAAGATGAACCGCAGCGACGTCGCGCCCGGCGGCACGCGCACCTACACCTGGCGCACCCACAAGCCCGGACGGCGTTCGGACGGGACCTGGCGCCCGGGCAGTGCCGGCTACTGGCACTACCACGACCACGTCGTCGGTACGGACCACGGCACCGGCGGCATCCGCAACGGCCTGTACGGCGGGGTGATCGTGCGGCGCAAGGGAGACGTCCTGCCCGACCGCACGCACACGATCGTCTTCAACGACATGACGATCAACAACAGGCCCGCCCACACCGGACCCGACCTCGAGGCCACCGTCGGCGACCGCGTGGAGATCGTCATGATCACGCACGGCGAGTACTACCACACCTTCCACATGCACGGTCACCGCTGGGCCGACAACCGCACCGGCATGCTCACCGGACCCGACGACCCGAGCCAGGTCGTCGACAACAAGATCGTCGGCCCCGCGGACTCCTTCGGCTTCCAGATCATCGCGGGGGAGGGGGTGGGGGCGGGTGCCTGGATGTACCACTGCCACGTCCAGAGCCATTCCGACATGGGCATGACCGGGATGTTCCTGGTGAAGAAGCCGGACGGCACGATCCCCGGATACGACCCGCACGAACACGAACACGAACACGAACACGAACACGGCCAGGAGTCCGCCCCGAAGCAGAGCGGAGGCGGGGAACACGAGCGCTGA
- a CDS encoding ThuA domain-containing protein, giving the protein MRLNGLSTRSTRSTRATRTRRRAWAATVAGVVAAGLLSGPAATARPAPDPALTTMSIKSPPGGANVRVLLFHGSAAVGGGSPLVNAGIEAIEKIGLSGPQGQQFAVTATDNASVFTNDTRLSRFNAVVFLTGGGDVLDPAQEAGLEAYMEAGGGFVGIHDAARAEPYSDWFTGLIGARPATSGPTDVQRATVEVGDRQHPATKSLPQEWKRPDRWLNWERNPSGEVHTVARVRESSYRPGAGAGGADHPVSWCHDYDGGRSFYTGMGGTVSSYDETDFRDHLRGALLWTSRLVQADCKATINGNYGAERLTQPNQPGRNDQIGEPHGLVTAPDGRVFYIGRGGSDSSQPVVTDWNDPDIGKGTGEIHVYDPGTGKVTLAGALTVFGNKGGGGELVKAEEGLLGIELDPRFERNGWVYLHYTPHSEIDRDRRMADRRVSRFTSDESTGRLDLASEKVLLDWPVQIHSCCHSGGGLAWDSEDNLYIATGDNNSSGFSGGYSGNNPEPNYKGVSFADARRTAGNTNNLNGKILRIHPEPDGTYTLPEGNLFTGEESAEGGGKTRGEIYVMGVRNPARISVDPATDVLYAGWVGPDAGQPSTTWGPAKYDTFAAITKASNRGWPYCMGNNQPYRDRNLPDPSQPLGWYDCDNPKNESPNNDGLVNLPPVTGNNIWYSPQGGAPDFPRGENGVPSYKQDEATYRLPWLKGGGQAAMNGPVYRFDEASGSDTKWPAYWDGKWFVGDFYDADQPRNAVLMNPKTQGDGGLPVHSESLKKIVPVGNDGIKNLMDWKFGPDGALYVLDYGRGFFTSDSTSALWRVTYTGGGPTPAAGQLARKAE; this is encoded by the coding sequence ATGCGCTTGAACGGGTTGAGCACGAGAAGCACGAGAAGCACGAGAGCGACCAGAACGAGGCGAAGGGCCTGGGCGGCGACCGTCGCCGGGGTCGTGGCCGCCGGACTGCTGTCGGGCCCCGCCGCCACCGCGCGCCCGGCTCCCGACCCGGCCCTGACAACGATGTCGATCAAGTCGCCTCCGGGCGGCGCGAACGTACGGGTGCTGCTGTTCCACGGTTCCGCCGCGGTCGGCGGCGGGTCGCCGCTGGTGAACGCCGGGATCGAGGCGATCGAGAAGATCGGGCTGTCCGGTCCGCAGGGCCAGCAGTTCGCGGTCACGGCGACGGACAACGCCTCGGTGTTCACCAACGACACCAGGCTGAGCCGCTTCAACGCGGTCGTCTTCCTCACCGGCGGCGGGGATGTCCTCGACCCGGCCCAGGAGGCGGGCCTGGAGGCCTACATGGAGGCCGGCGGCGGGTTCGTCGGCATTCATGACGCGGCCCGCGCGGAACCGTACTCGGACTGGTTCACCGGTCTCATCGGCGCCCGCCCTGCCACGTCCGGCCCCACGGACGTCCAGCGGGCGACCGTCGAGGTCGGCGACCGGCAGCACCCGGCGACCAAGAGCCTGCCGCAGGAGTGGAAGCGGCCCGACAGATGGCTGAACTGGGAGAGGAACCCGTCCGGCGAGGTGCACACCGTCGCCAGGGTCCGCGAGTCGAGCTACCGGCCGGGGGCGGGCGCGGGCGGCGCCGACCACCCCGTGAGCTGGTGCCACGACTACGACGGCGGCCGGTCCTTCTACACCGGCATGGGCGGCACGGTGTCGTCGTACGACGAGACCGACTTCCGCGACCATCTGCGCGGCGCCCTGCTGTGGACCAGCCGACTGGTCCAGGCCGACTGCAAGGCGACGATCAACGGCAACTACGGGGCCGAGCGGCTGACCCAGCCCAACCAGCCGGGACGGAACGACCAGATCGGTGAACCGCACGGACTGGTCACCGCCCCCGACGGCCGCGTCTTCTACATCGGCCGCGGCGGCTCCGACTCCTCGCAGCCCGTGGTCACCGACTGGAACGACCCGGACATCGGCAAGGGCACGGGCGAGATCCACGTCTACGACCCGGGGACCGGGAAGGTCACGCTCGCCGGGGCGCTCACCGTCTTCGGCAACAAGGGCGGCGGCGGCGAACTGGTCAAGGCCGAGGAAGGACTGCTCGGCATCGAGCTGGACCCGCGGTTCGAGCGGAACGGGTGGGTGTACCTGCACTACACGCCCCACTCGGAGATCGACCGCGACAGGCGCATGGCCGACCGGCGGGTCTCCCGCTTCACGTCCGACGAGTCCACCGGCAGGCTGGACCTGGCCAGCGAGAAGGTCCTGCTCGACTGGCCGGTGCAGATCCACAGTTGCTGCCACTCCGGCGGCGGGCTGGCCTGGGACTCCGAGGACAACCTGTACATCGCCACCGGTGACAACAACTCCAGTGGTTTCAGCGGTGGTTACTCGGGCAACAACCCCGAGCCGAACTACAAGGGCGTCTCCTTCGCGGACGCGCGCCGCACCGCGGGCAACACCAACAACCTCAACGGCAAGATCCTGCGCATCCACCCGGAACCGGACGGCACGTACACCCTCCCCGAGGGCAACCTGTTCACCGGCGAGGAGAGCGCCGAGGGCGGCGGCAAGACACGCGGCGAGATCTACGTGATGGGTGTGCGCAATCCGGCGCGCATCTCGGTCGACCCGGCGACCGACGTGCTCTACGCCGGCTGGGTCGGCCCGGACGCCGGTCAGCCGTCGACGACCTGGGGTCCGGCCAAGTACGACACCTTCGCCGCGATCACGAAGGCGTCCAACCGCGGCTGGCCGTACTGCATGGGCAACAACCAGCCCTACCGGGACCGGAACCTTCCCGACCCGTCGCAGCCCCTTGGCTGGTACGACTGCGACAACCCGAAGAACGAGTCGCCGAACAACGACGGTCTGGTCAATCTGCCGCCGGTGACCGGCAACAACATCTGGTACTCGCCGCAGGGCGGCGCCCCGGACTTCCCCCGGGGCGAGAACGGCGTCCCGTCCTACAAGCAGGACGAGGCCACCTATCGGCTGCCCTGGCTCAAGGGCGGCGGCCAGGCCGCGATGAACGGGCCCGTCTACCGCTTCGACGAGGCGAGCGGCAGCGACACCAAGTGGCCGGCCTACTGGGACGGCAAGTGGTTCGTCGGCGACTTCTACGACGCCGACCAGCCGCGCAACGCGGTGCTCATGAACCCGAAGACGCAGGGCGACGGCGGACTGCCGGTGCACTCGGAGTCGCTGAAGAAGATCGTGCCGGTCGGCAACGACGGCATCAAGAACCTGATGGACTGGAAGTTCGGTCCGGACGGCGCGCTGTACGTCCTCGACTACGGCCGCGGTTTCTTCACCTCGGACTCCACGTCCGCTCTGTGGCGGGTCACCTACACGGGCGGCGGCCCGACCCCGGCCGCCGGTCAGCTGGCGAGGAAGGCCGAGTGA
- a CDS encoding OmpL47-type beta-barrel domain-containing protein codes for MMLGLQTVSTAGEPEAGRPGKAGAAADQVLTWTAGNDIDKYLTAPATAVAGPATIVFENSVATGNTTGMPHTLTFATSDPEFNNDVQLNILANPGDAQGGRHTAEVTLTPGRYFYHCTIPGHGAMQGILVVTEGSGEDTTAPEATAEVTGTRNAEGAYIGSASVAVGATDEGSGVDRIEYALGADGAWQPYTAPVVVDQVGPHTVRYRALDRAGNVSAVKSVGFTVVPPPTDDTTAPETSATVDGEKNADGAYIDMATVTVSASDTGSGVNTIEYALGADGAWQAYGGPVMVHQSGTHTVRYRATDKAGNVSAVKSVGFTVVTAPPQDTAPPVTGVNVEGAKNSDGAYVGSAKVTVSATDAHGSGVASIEYSLDSGPYLAYTEPVVVDRAGRHTVAYRASDKAGNTSAPLTVSFTVVTGQVPAPPCPEHDERLTVVVGEVDSGVPNRVTNNRCRIGELIEDEKEWTSSALFLKHVRSVLDKLKKEGVIDQRELRAVNQAARQSGIGEPGQTDGYRKILDGSAEAFAKWQQVGGGSFALNPDGSITSGTTKSGLGMLWFPERKYGDFSLKLQWRDDAPGTGNANSGVFVRFPQVHDHAEEPRPEWAAIKYGHEIQVFDSPTGDMYKTGSVYGFDRVGLAGAGVTQKGTWNDYEIRVEGQHYSVLRNGALINEFGNTGGQDFTPPRSDDPGTDGRRFASGYIGLQVHGTTDVVSYRDVRIKELP; via the coding sequence ATGATGCTCGGCCTGCAGACCGTCTCCACGGCCGGTGAGCCGGAGGCCGGGCGGCCGGGGAAGGCCGGGGCCGCGGCGGACCAGGTGCTCACCTGGACCGCGGGCAACGACATCGACAAGTACCTCACCGCACCGGCGACCGCGGTGGCCGGGCCGGCGACGATCGTCTTCGAGAACAGCGTGGCCACCGGCAATACCACCGGTATGCCGCACACGTTGACGTTCGCCACGTCGGACCCCGAGTTCAACAACGACGTCCAGCTGAACATCCTGGCCAACCCCGGTGACGCCCAGGGCGGCCGGCACACCGCCGAGGTCACGCTCACCCCGGGCCGCTACTTCTACCACTGCACGATCCCCGGCCACGGTGCGATGCAGGGCATCCTCGTCGTGACCGAGGGCAGCGGAGAGGACACCACGGCACCCGAGGCGACTGCCGAGGTGACCGGCACGCGGAACGCCGAGGGCGCGTACATCGGTTCGGCGAGTGTCGCCGTCGGGGCCACCGACGAGGGCTCGGGCGTCGACCGGATCGAGTACGCGCTCGGCGCCGACGGCGCCTGGCAGCCGTACACCGCGCCGGTGGTCGTCGACCAGGTCGGCCCGCACACGGTGCGCTACCGCGCGCTGGACAGGGCGGGCAACGTCTCGGCGGTCAAGAGCGTCGGATTCACCGTCGTCCCCCCGCCGACGGACGACACCACCGCACCGGAGACCTCGGCGACGGTGGACGGCGAGAAGAACGCCGACGGTGCCTACATCGACATGGCGACCGTCACCGTCAGCGCCTCCGACACGGGCTCCGGGGTGAACACCATCGAGTACGCGCTCGGCGCCGACGGTGCCTGGCAGGCGTACGGCGGCCCGGTGATGGTGCATCAGTCCGGCACCCACACCGTGCGGTACCGCGCCACCGACAAGGCGGGCAACGTCTCGGCGGTCAAGAGCGTCGGATTCACCGTCGTCACCGCGCCCCCGCAGGACACCGCCCCGCCGGTGACGGGCGTGAACGTCGAGGGCGCGAAGAATTCCGACGGGGCGTACGTCGGCAGCGCGAAGGTGACCGTCAGCGCCACCGACGCCCACGGTTCCGGGGTCGCGTCCATCGAGTACTCGCTCGACTCCGGGCCCTACCTGGCGTACACGGAACCCGTCGTCGTCGACCGGGCGGGCAGGCACACCGTCGCGTACCGGGCGAGCGACAAGGCGGGCAACACCTCGGCGCCGCTCACGGTGAGCTTCACCGTCGTGACCGGCCAGGTCCCCGCGCCGCCTTGCCCGGAGCACGACGAGCGGCTGACGGTGGTCGTCGGCGAGGTCGACTCGGGCGTACCCAACCGTGTTACCAACAACCGTTGCAGAATCGGCGAGTTGATTGAGGACGAGAAGGAGTGGACGTCCAGCGCGCTGTTCCTGAAGCACGTGAGGAGTGTGCTGGACAAACTGAAGAAGGAAGGTGTCATCGACCAGCGTGAGCTCCGGGCCGTCAACCAGGCGGCCCGCCAGTCCGGGATCGGCGAGCCGGGCCAGACCGACGGCTACCGCAAGATCCTCGACGGCAGTGCGGAGGCGTTCGCCAAGTGGCAGCAGGTGGGCGGTGGTTCGTTCGCGCTGAACCCGGACGGATCGATCACCTCCGGCACCACGAAGTCCGGGCTCGGCATGCTGTGGTTCCCCGAGCGCAAGTACGGCGACTTCTCGCTGAAGCTGCAGTGGCGTGACGACGCCCCGGGTACCGGGAACGCCAACTCCGGTGTGTTCGTGCGGTTCCCCCAGGTCCACGACCACGCGGAGGAGCCGCGGCCGGAGTGGGCCGCCATCAAGTACGGGCACGAGATCCAGGTGTTCGACTCACCCACCGGCGACATGTACAAGACGGGTTCGGTCTACGGCTTCGACCGGGTGGGCCTGGCAGGCGCCGGTGTGACGCAGAAGGGCACCTGGAACGACTACGAGATCCGGGTGGAGGGCCAGCACTACTCGGTCCTCCGCAACGGCGCGCTGATCAACGAGTTCGGCAACACCGGCGGTCAGGACTTCACCCCGCCGCGCTCGGACGACCCGGGCACGGACGGGCGGCGGTTCGCCTCCGGCTACATCGGACTCCAGGTCCACGGCACCACCGACGTGGTCTCGTACCGGGACGTCCGGATCAAGGAACTGCCGTGA
- a CDS encoding zinc-dependent alcohol dehydrogenase, whose translation MKAVTWQGKRDVRVEEVPDPRIEEPTDAVIRVTSTGLCGSDLHLYEVLTPFMTPGDILGHESMGIVEEVGAGVPDLQAGDRVVVPFQIACGNCWMCLTGLPTQCETTQVSAEGMGAALFGYTRLYGAVPGGQAEYLRVPQAQYGPIKVPEGPSDDRFVYLSDVLPTAWQAVAYADVPKGGSIAVLGLGPIGDMTCRIARLKGADRVFGVDLVPERLRRAQERGVETFDLRSFDDEKELVTAIRDRTDGRGPDAVIDAVGTEAHGSAVAGMVQNAAALLPRKIGGPLAERFSVDRLAALYTAIDLVRRGGTVSISGVYGGVADPMPLLTMFDKQIQMRMGQANVRRWSDEIIPHLTDDDPLGVDDFATHRLPLSEAPRAYDMFQRKRDGAVKILMQP comes from the coding sequence ATGAAGGCAGTGACCTGGCAGGGAAAGAGGGACGTCCGGGTGGAGGAGGTGCCGGACCCGCGGATCGAGGAACCGACGGACGCCGTCATCCGTGTCACGTCCACCGGACTGTGCGGCTCCGACCTGCACCTCTACGAGGTGCTCACCCCGTTCATGACCCCCGGCGACATCCTCGGCCACGAGTCCATGGGCATCGTCGAGGAGGTCGGCGCCGGCGTACCGGACCTCCAGGCCGGTGACCGCGTCGTCGTGCCGTTCCAGATCGCCTGCGGCAACTGCTGGATGTGCCTCACAGGTCTGCCCACCCAGTGCGAGACCACCCAGGTCAGCGCCGAGGGCATGGGCGCGGCCCTGTTCGGCTACACCCGCCTCTACGGCGCGGTGCCGGGCGGCCAGGCCGAGTACCTGCGGGTCCCCCAGGCGCAGTACGGCCCGATCAAGGTCCCCGAGGGACCGTCCGACGACCGGTTCGTCTACCTCTCCGACGTGCTGCCCACCGCCTGGCAGGCGGTGGCCTACGCCGACGTCCCGAAGGGCGGCAGCATCGCCGTGCTCGGCCTCGGCCCCATCGGTGACATGACCTGCCGGATCGCCCGGCTCAAGGGCGCCGACCGGGTCTTCGGCGTGGACCTGGTCCCGGAACGACTGCGCCGGGCGCAGGAACGGGGCGTGGAGACCTTCGACCTGCGCTCCTTCGACGACGAGAAGGAACTCGTCACCGCGATCCGTGACCGGACCGACGGCCGCGGCCCCGACGCCGTGATCGACGCCGTCGGCACCGAGGCACACGGCAGCGCGGTGGCCGGCATGGTGCAGAACGCCGCGGCGCTGCTGCCCCGGAAAATCGGCGGCCCCCTGGCCGAACGCTTCAGCGTCGACCGGCTCGCCGCCCTGTACACCGCGATCGACCTGGTGCGCCGCGGCGGCACCGTCTCAATCTCCGGCGTCTACGGTGGCGTGGCGGACCCCATGCCCCTGCTCACCATGTTCGACAAGCAGATCCAGATGCGCATGGGGCAGGCGAACGTGCGCCGCTGGAGCGACGAGATCATCCCTCACCTCACGGACGACGACCCCCTCGGCGTCGATGACTTCGCCACCCACCGCCTGCCGCTGTCGGAGGCGCCCCGGGCCTACGACATGTTCCAGCGCAAGCGGGACGGCGCGGTCAAGATCCTCATGCAGCCGTAG
- a CDS encoding DUF3048 domain-containing protein → MATVGTGRRARTRRVATGRALLATLLAAGLAAGCTASNGPGDDGRGAPRTTRPGGTEGTETEGADGDGRPPVLAVKIDNAAAARPQRGLESADVVYVEQVEGGLSRLMAVYATRLPESVGPVRSAREADLELLRQFDRPVLAFSGAQGRLLPLIDRAPLEPLTPGTSDAGADAYVRDATRSAPHNLYLLPRRSMDGPPGRASLTTGFRDGPPPAGGEPESTRTVRYPAARFTFTWSDARNRWLVSMDSTPTVTARGEPVAPATVVVQYVTVRPSGYHDSRGNNTPYTETVGSGRATVLRDGRAHDVRWSRPDASDGTAFTTEDGVPVNFAQGQVWVVYAEAD, encoded by the coding sequence GTGGCGACGGTGGGCACGGGACGAAGAGCACGCACACGGCGCGTCGCGACAGGGAGAGCGCTGCTGGCGACGCTGCTGGCGGCGGGTCTGGCGGCGGGCTGCACCGCGTCGAACGGCCCGGGCGACGACGGACGCGGGGCGCCCCGCACCACGCGGCCGGGCGGGACGGAGGGGACCGAAACGGAGGGGGCTGACGGGGACGGCCGCCCGCCGGTCCTCGCGGTGAAGATCGACAATGCTGCCGCGGCCCGCCCCCAGAGGGGCCTGGAGTCGGCGGACGTGGTGTACGTGGAGCAGGTCGAGGGCGGTCTGAGCCGGCTGATGGCGGTCTACGCCACCCGGCTGCCCGAGTCCGTCGGACCGGTGCGCAGCGCCCGGGAGGCCGATCTGGAGCTGCTGCGCCAGTTCGACCGGCCGGTTCTGGCGTTCTCCGGGGCGCAGGGCAGGCTGCTGCCGCTGATCGACCGGGCTCCGCTGGAGCCCTTGACGCCTGGGACGTCCGACGCGGGGGCGGACGCCTATGTCCGGGACGCCACCCGGTCCGCCCCGCACAACCTCTATCTCCTGCCCCGGCGGTCCATGGACGGCCCGCCCGGCCGGGCCTCGCTGACCACCGGCTTCCGCGACGGCCCGCCGCCCGCGGGCGGCGAACCCGAGAGCACGCGTACGGTGCGCTATCCGGCGGCCCGCTTCACCTTCACCTGGTCCGACGCCCGGAACCGCTGGCTGGTCTCCATGGACAGCACCCCCACGGTCACCGCGCGGGGCGAGCCGGTGGCGCCCGCGACCGTGGTCGTGCAGTACGTGACCGTCCGCCCGTCCGGCTATCACGACTCCCGGGGCAACAACACGCCGTACACCGAGACGGTGGGCTCCGGAAGGGCCACCGTGCTGCGCGACGGGCGCGCCCACGACGTCCGCTGGAGCCGCCCGGACGCCTCGGACGGAACCGCGTTCACGACAGAGGACGGCGTTCCGGTGAACTTCGCACAGGGGCAGGTGTGGGTGGTCTACGCGGAGGCCGACTGA